The DNA segment GCTAGCAGCCGCGCCGCAGCAAGACCACCGGAGCGACCCACTCATGCCCACCCTCATCGTCACCACCCGCGAAGGCGAGACCAGCGAGATCGCGGTGGGCGAGGGGCTGACGGTGATGGAGGCGATCCGCGACAACGGTTTCGACGAGCTGCTGGCGCTGTGCGGCGGATGCTGCTCGTGCGCCACCTGCCACGTCCACGTCGACCCGGCCTTCGCGGGACTGCTGCCGGCGATGA comes from the Qipengyuania sediminis genome and includes:
- a CDS encoding 2Fe-2S iron-sulfur cluster-binding protein translates to MPTLIVTTREGETSEIAVGEGLTVMEAIRDNGFDELLALCGGCCSCATCHVHVDPAFAGLLPAMSEDEDDLLESSDHRVATSRLSCQVPFTPDLDGLRVTIAPED